The nucleotide window TAAGACCTAGAGATACTATTAAGAAAATGAGTATTATCCAGATACCTCTACGTATTTTCGCTACCTCCTGTCCTCTCTTGATCTTGCGTTCCTTTTGTCTTCCCTTGTAAATTTTTATTTTGACTATGCGATGTTTGCCCCTGCCGAATGATGTTCTTCCGATTATAGCTATGAGGACGCTTATTCATCATCCAGAGGGGAAACCGAAAGATGGTATCCTTTTGGTCAGTAAGATTGATGGGAGCCAATGGTGACATATAGGGTATCCCAAACGAGCGGAGATGACTGAGATGAAGAAACGTCGCCAATAACCCCATTACAATTCCAAATAGACCAAAGGTAGCGGATAAGAAGATAAACCCAAATCGTAAAACACGGATAGGGAAGCTCATGGCATAATAAGGTATCATAAAGGTTGTGATCGCAGTTAATGAGATCACAATGACCATCCCTGCCGAGATAACCCCTGCCATTACCGCAGCCTCACCTAAAACCAAAGCGCCCACGATGGAGATGGCTGAACCAATGGCCTCCGGCATTCGAACCCCTGCTTCCCGTAAGATCTCGAAGGTGATCTGCATAAAGATGGCTTCAATCACAGCAGGGAAGGGAACACCTTCCCGTTGTGCTGCAATACTGATCAGGAGGGTTGTTGGTAACATCTCTTGATGAAAAGTAGTAAATGCAACATAGAGAGCTGGAAATAGCAAGGAAATAAAGAATGCGATGAAACGCAGAGAACGGATAAAGCCATAGTCACCAATCGTATAGTAATCTTCCGCGTCTTGAATGAACTGTATAAATAAGGTAGGCGCCAAGAGGACATAGGGTGTTCCATCCACTAAGATGGCTACTTGACCTTCCAACAAACCGGCAACCACCGTATCGGGACGTTCCGTATTAAAAATGGTTGGGAAAATTGTAAAATATCGATCCATGATTAGTTCTTCAATATAGCTACTATCAAGAATGCCATCGATATCAATCTGCTTGATCCGTTTACGGACATCATCAACCAGTTGAGGCTCCGCTACACTATTTAAGTAGATAATTCCTACATCGGTCTGGGTTAGACGACCAACCTTCAACAGTTCAAAGCGTAGATCTGGTGTTTTTAGGCGGCGGCGAACAAGACTCATGTTGGTAACCAACATCTCTGTAAAGCCTTCATGGGGGCCACGCACCACATTTTGTGCTGTGGGCATCTCTACGGCTCGATGCTCCATTTCTGAGGTGGGAGCAAGATACGCATTCGTATCATTTTCGATGAGGATTGCCGTATTGCCATTTAATACTTCTTGAACTAGCTCGTTGAATTGCGTAACCTGCTTGATTCCTGCTATGGTTAGCTGAAGCTGCGTGGTACTTCTCTGAGTTGAAGCTGATCCATCTTCTCCTGTTTTCTTTTGTTTCTCCTGCTTTCCATCCTGCTCATTTTCTGCATTTTGCTCCCCGTCACGCCGAAGGTTTTTAATCTTGCGCGTTCGTTTGTTCCATTTACGTACTCCTTTTTCATACTCATGATTTTGTTCAGTACATTCCGCTTGACTTTGATTTTGAACAGAGGACTGCCCCTGACCTGCACCACCTTGATTGAGTGAGTCGATGTATCGGAAGATATCATTCATCACGTAATGGATGTACTCTTTTCCCACCAATCCATCTAAATAGATAACCCCCACCTTCTCCTGCCCTGTACCATCCTTCAACATGGTCATCACTAGATCTGGTGTATTTCCGAGAATGCTCTTAAGCTGTTGAAGATTCTGCTGAAGGCTGCTCGCCAGTTCCGCTTGTGCAGCAGATGAATTCTTACTTTTCTCTTGATTCTCTTGATTCCCTTGATTCCCTTGAATTCCTCCCTGCTGAGATGATTGATTACGCTGAGAGCCCTGCTGCTTGCCTCTTTTTCGTGATAATAGTCGTCCAAACATCGCATTCACCTCGCTTCATGCTCTTCTGTCTTAAATAGCTTGCCTCATTTCCATTTTGTTCATTCTTCCCCGCTCTTCACCAAAGAGAAAAAGGACGGCATCTCTTATTCAGAGAAAACCGTCCTTCAATATGAGCTAGTTCAGACTATTAAAACCAGATATCAAGCTCGATAAAATTTAGGGATTATTGCGCAGTTGCTCCGCATGGAAGGTGAAATCAAAGACAAAGGTATCACCTTGCAATTGATTGCTTCCGCTAATGTCTAAAGCGGCTTCAAAGGTGATATTGACATCTCCACCATCTGCTACAGCTAAGATCGTTGGGATATTTACATAACCATTGAGGAGACCTTCTAATGAGCCATCATACAGTACGATATTGGCAGCGGGATAGAGTACTTTAATATTCATCTTCTCAATAAACTCTTCATAGGCTGGACCTGATGTGAGGCCAGCTGGATTTACATTGGCTTTCAGTTGGGTGATTTTGATATCAAGACTTCCTTCATTAATTAGGTACATCGCTCGTGTTGCCTTATCGCCAGGGGCCCAGCCTCCGAGGGCTTCAGCACCAGGTGGTGCGTAAGGGTTCAGCGTCGTATCGTAGGGGAATTTTCCAGTTGGATCAGACGCCGCAGAGTAGAACACGGGACCAGGAACTGTATCACCCATATTTCGCTCATGTCCGAGAATAACTGTACCCGCTTGGAAGTGATTATTGGCATTCACAATATTATCCGTAAAGAGTGCCATAGTCCCACCAGCTACTGCCACAACCAAAGTAAGCATCAAGCCCATTACCACTAGTAAGCTTTTCTTATTCTTCTTCATGAAGTTGCACCTCCAGAAAAAGGGTGGGTTACCCCACCCTTATTTCATTGATTATTGGTTTTAAACAAGGTTGAAAGAATTAGTTCCAGCTAATCGGACCTGTGCCACCTGGATTGGTGTTATTGCGTGCTTGCACAGCAATGATCTCTACATCTACAGTGCCAGTTGCACCTTGATACTCATTGCCTGCTTCCAAGGGGAAATAGTATTCCACAGCGAAATCAGCAGTGCCGCCTGCAGGAATCTTCACAGCATCACCTGAGATATTAATTTCAAGCGGATTTGCTCCAGTAAAGAGGGCTCCAGTTCCTGCGTAATCATCTACCTTTACCCATGCGTCCAAGGTGCCTCTATTTTCGACACGTAAGGTTGCAGATTCACGATCGCCAGGTGCGAGGTTATCGTAGTACAGCGTATGGTGGAAAACAGGACCTCCTGTCACATCCTCAATAGCTACTGTTCCAGCAGTAAAGGTATTGTTGGCATTCGTTGTTTCATCAGTGAATAATGCGAACACACTACCTGCTACTAGCATGGTTCCTAATGCTGTTGTTGCTAAAGCCATACCTACTTTTTTCTTAACATTCATCGTTCAACCATTCCCCTTTCACATATACACTCAATGTATTGTGGTTTTCCCCCTGGAGTTGAGAAGTATTTGGGCCCTTAACAATACCCTCCCTCTCCAGAGTGAAAATTGATAACGATTAAGAATTGGCTAATTTCTCTTGCTCCTCTGAAGCATTCTCCTTATTATCCTCTTTGGTAAAGAGACGCCAAATCGACCAAAATTGACTCAGAACTAAGAAGATTCCTGGAATAAATAGTAATAGAAAAATCCCGACTTTTGTCTTCATAAATGCGAGGAATTGCCCGATGTAGGGGATAGTTATGTTGGCATATTTTCCCACCACCCTATCATGTGCCACTGGAGAGGGATCAGGGACATCGTTGTTATCACCTTTTGTAACATAATAAATTCCTTGTTCCGTCTCG belongs to Rubeoparvulum massiliense and includes:
- a CDS encoding spore germination protein, which translates into the protein MFGRLLSRKRGKQQGSQRNQSSQQGGIQGNQGNQENQEKSKNSSAAQAELASSLQQNLQQLKSILGNTPDLVMTMLKDGTGQEKVGVIYLDGLVGKEYIHYVMNDIFRYIDSLNQGGAGQGQSSVQNQSQAECTEQNHEYEKGVRKWNKRTRKIKNLRRDGEQNAENEQDGKQEKQKKTGEDGSASTQRSTTQLQLTIAGIKQVTQFNELVQEVLNGNTAILIENDTNAYLAPTSEMEHRAVEMPTAQNVVRGPHEGFTEMLVTNMSLVRRRLKTPDLRFELLKVGRLTQTDVGIIYLNSVAEPQLVDDVRKRIKQIDIDGILDSSYIEELIMDRYFTIFPTIFNTERPDTVVAGLLEGQVAILVDGTPYVLLAPTLFIQFIQDAEDYYTIGDYGFIRSLRFIAFFISLLFPALYVAFTTFHQEMLPTTLLISIAAQREGVPFPAVIEAIFMQITFEILREAGVRMPEAIGSAISIVGALVLGEAAVMAGVISAGMVIVISLTAITTFMIPYYAMSFPIRVLRFGFIFLSATFGLFGIVMGLLATFLHLSHLRSFGIPYMSPLAPINLTDQKDTIFRFPLWMMNKRPHSYNRKNIIRQGQTSHSQNKNLQGKTKGTQDQERTGGSENT
- a CDS encoding M73 family metallopeptidase, whose amino-acid sequence is MKKNKKSLLVVMGLMLTLVVAVAGGTMALFTDNIVNANNHFQAGTVILGHERNMGDTVPGPVFYSAASDPTGKFPYDTTLNPYAPPGAEALGGWAPGDKATRAMYLINEGSLDIKITQLKANVNPAGLTSGPAYEEFIEKMNIKVLYPAANIVLYDGSLEGLLNGYVNIPTILAVADGGDVNITFEAALDISGSNQLQGDTFVFDFTFHAEQLRNNP
- a CDS encoding TasA family protein, whose protein sequence is MNVKKKVGMALATTALGTMLVAGSVFALFTDETTNANNTFTAGTVAIEDVTGGPVFHHTLYYDNLAPGDRESATLRVENRGTLDAWVKVDDYAGTGALFTGANPLEINISGDAVKIPAGGTADFAVEYYFPLEAGNEYQGATGTVDVEIIAVQARNNTNPGGTGPISWN